A genomic window from Methylorubrum extorquens includes:
- the cckA gene encoding cell cycle histidine kinase CckA — protein MAEVSGPAVPASGSIDRSERPGRVGLLLMLAGLLVGAAVGLSFVANEQAQPLILALLALLAMAGVFFLFALAIGALQLAGPASRDDITRAIVDAAPEGKLVVEDNGRMIYANEAYMRLAGGDSFSNLRSIERIFVGAPEVSEAVYRLAQASRDDRAYAEEIRMSPPPGGAPDRDFAWYRIAVRPIPRHRGSAALWTVSDITHERERQENVFQELQHAIDYLDHAPAGFLSIDAGGSIVYMNATLASWLGYDLATVGSGGLKLLEIAPGADMLTASPGLPGEVRTDRYDIDLRRRNGQPLPTRLYHRVAYGQDGAPGPSRTFVLNRSAGSDADEPQRAAEVRLARFLNNSPIAIATLDRDGRVIRANTSFVRLFAGMPRQPAAEAGRDAPDPLMRDAVLERDRGVIEGALARAANGFGGLDPIEVGLSGPGDRSARVWMSPADSDGTPNPDAEAQAGSDGDRERVILYALDTTAQRQLEQQVAQTQKMDTVGQLAGGIAHDFNNVLQAIIGYSDLLLASHRPTDHAFQDIMQIKQNANRAASLVRQLLAFSRRQTLRPEVMDVGEALSDLTLLLKRLLGERVQLDFRHGREIWPIKADVNQFEQVIVNLAVNARDAMPGGGSLTIRTANCPVDGERPVGIPAGDHVMIEVTDTGEGIPPEVRQKIFEPFFTTKEIGKGTGLGLSTVFGIVNQSGGAIDVQSIVGEGTTFRIYLPRHEPGIEALPEPLPPPRSASGSTKVSASEPNSASGDDAEAGSAESSTESGSPAARPPEPPPKPAADHTGQGTVLLVEDEDPVRAVNSRALSARGYTVLEAASGIEALRLIEEHADGIDVVVSDVVMPEMDGPTLLRELRKHMPDLKVIFVSGYAEDAFRKNLPEGEAFNFLPKPFSLKQLVETVKQTMAS, from the coding sequence ATGGCTGAGGTCAGCGGACCAGCGGTGCCGGCGTCCGGTTCGATCGATCGTTCGGAACGGCCCGGCCGGGTCGGCCTGCTGCTGATGCTGGCGGGCCTGCTCGTCGGCGCGGCGGTGGGATTGTCCTTCGTCGCCAACGAGCAGGCGCAGCCGCTTATCCTCGCGCTGCTGGCGCTGCTGGCGATGGCGGGCGTGTTCTTCCTGTTCGCCCTGGCGATCGGCGCGCTTCAGCTCGCCGGCCCGGCCTCGCGCGACGACATCACCCGCGCCATCGTCGATGCCGCCCCCGAGGGCAAGCTCGTCGTCGAGGACAACGGGCGGATGATCTACGCCAACGAGGCCTATATGCGCCTTGCCGGCGGCGACAGCTTCTCGAATCTCCGCTCCATCGAGCGCATCTTCGTCGGCGCGCCGGAAGTCTCGGAGGCGGTCTACCGGCTCGCCCAGGCCTCCCGCGACGACCGCGCCTATGCCGAAGAGATCCGGATGTCGCCGCCGCCCGGCGGCGCGCCGGACCGCGACTTCGCGTGGTACCGCATCGCGGTGCGGCCGATCCCGCGCCACCGCGGCTCCGCCGCGCTCTGGACCGTGAGCGACATCACCCACGAGCGCGAGCGCCAGGAGAACGTCTTCCAGGAACTCCAGCACGCAATCGACTATCTCGACCACGCGCCGGCCGGCTTCCTGTCGATCGATGCCGGCGGCTCGATCGTCTACATGAACGCGACGCTCGCCTCCTGGCTCGGCTACGACCTCGCCACCGTCGGCTCCGGCGGGCTGAAGCTCCTCGAGATCGCACCGGGCGCGGACATGCTCACCGCCTCACCGGGCCTGCCCGGCGAGGTGCGCACCGACCGCTACGACATCGACCTGCGCCGCCGCAACGGGCAGCCGCTGCCGACGCGCCTCTACCACCGCGTCGCCTACGGTCAGGACGGAGCGCCCGGCCCCTCGCGCACCTTCGTGCTCAACCGATCCGCCGGATCGGATGCCGACGAGCCGCAGCGCGCGGCCGAAGTGCGGCTCGCCCGCTTCCTCAATAACAGCCCGATCGCCATCGCCACCCTGGACCGGGACGGCCGGGTGATCCGTGCCAACACCTCGTTCGTGCGCCTGTTCGCCGGCATGCCGCGCCAGCCAGCGGCGGAGGCCGGCCGCGACGCGCCCGATCCGCTGATGCGCGACGCGGTGCTGGAGCGCGACCGTGGCGTCATCGAGGGCGCGTTGGCGCGGGCCGCCAACGGCTTCGGCGGCCTGGATCCGATTGAGGTCGGCCTGTCCGGGCCGGGTGATCGCTCGGCCCGGGTCTGGATGAGCCCGGCGGATTCCGACGGGACGCCGAACCCCGATGCCGAGGCGCAGGCCGGCAGCGATGGCGACCGCGAGCGGGTGATCCTCTACGCGCTCGACACGACGGCCCAGCGCCAGCTCGAACAGCAGGTCGCCCAGACCCAGAAGATGGACACCGTCGGCCAGCTCGCCGGCGGCATCGCCCACGACTTCAACAACGTCCTCCAGGCGATCATCGGCTACTCGGACCTCCTGCTCGCGAGCCACCGGCCGACCGACCACGCCTTCCAAGACATCATGCAGATCAAGCAGAACGCGAACCGGGCCGCATCCCTGGTGCGCCAACTGCTCGCCTTCTCCCGCCGCCAGACCCTGCGGCCCGAGGTGATGGATGTCGGCGAGGCACTCTCCGACCTGACGCTCCTGTTGAAGCGCCTGCTCGGCGAGCGCGTGCAGCTCGATTTCCGCCACGGCCGCGAGATCTGGCCGATCAAGGCCGACGTGAACCAGTTCGAGCAGGTGATCGTGAACCTCGCGGTCAACGCCCGCGACGCGATGCCGGGCGGCGGCAGCCTGACGATCCGCACCGCCAATTGCCCCGTCGATGGCGAGCGCCCGGTCGGCATCCCGGCGGGCGATCACGTCATGATCGAGGTGACCGATACCGGCGAAGGCATCCCGCCGGAGGTACGCCAGAAGATCTTCGAGCCGTTCTTCACGACCAAGGAGATCGGCAAGGGCACCGGGCTCGGGCTCTCGACGGTGTTCGGCATCGTCAACCAGTCCGGCGGGGCGATCGACGTGCAGTCGATCGTGGGCGAAGGCACCACCTTCCGCATCTACCTGCCGCGCCACGAGCCCGGCATCGAAGCCCTGCCCGAGCCGCTGCCGCCGCCGCGATCGGCCTCCGGATCGACGAAAGTCAGCGCCTCCGAGCCGAACTCCGCGTCCGGTGACGATGCCGAGGCGGGATCGGCCGAATCGAGCACGGAGTCCGGCTCTCCCGCTGCCCGTCCCCCTGAGCCGCCACCGAAGCCCGCGGCGGACCATACCGGCCAGGGCACCGTCCTGCTCGTCGAGGACGAGGATCCGGTCCGCGCGGTCAATTCCCGGGCGTTGTCCGCCCGGGGCTACACCGTGTTGGAGGCGGCCTCCGGCATCGAGGCGCTGCGCCTGATCGAGGAGCATGCCGACGGCATCGACGT